One Camelina sativa cultivar DH55 chromosome 3, Cs, whole genome shotgun sequence genomic window carries:
- the LOC104777662 gene encoding uncharacterized protein LOC104777662 produces the protein MGRKAGNLYINPKKLGNMAKPCMKEMVSFLNCMALNHIKDDKCEKQKQLLSVCMHGQTDNKNKSWGNINYHLQRLTRGRK, from the exons ATGGGGAGAAAGGCTGGGAATTTGTACATAAACCCGAAAAAGCTGGGGAATATGGCAAAACCGTGTATGAAGGAAATGGTATCGTTCCTCAACTGTATGGCGCTTAACCATATCAAAGATGATAAGTGCGAGAAACAGAAGCAACTCCTGAGTGTTTGTATGCACGGCCAG ACGGATAATAAGAACAAGTCTTGGGGAAACATTAACTACCATTTGCAGAGGCTTACCCGAGGAAGAAAGTGA
- the LOC104777663 gene encoding uncharacterized protein LOC104777663 yields the protein MEKVKFFAIIFIVTMVMTSVSAEELPVQVTTNEVTLAMEAAASSFKSSAGEAAQGAKTWADWATSKIRHPGGLEKAPGSD from the exons ATGGAAAAAGTCAAATTCTTTGCGATAATCTTCATTGTGACAATGGTTATGACAAGTGTTTCGGCGGAAGAGCTACCGGTGCAAGTGACGACCAATGAGGTGACTCTTGCGATGGAGGCTGCCGCCTCAAGTTTTAAAAGCAGCGCCGGAGAGGCTGCTCAAGGAGCCAAGACATGGGCTGATTGGGCTACTAGCAAAATCAG acATCCTGGCGGTTTGGAGAAAGCACCCGGATCAGATTGA
- the LOC104779173 gene encoding uncharacterized protein LOC104779173, translated as MPQNFILEVEVFDIWGIDFMGPFPTSNGYEYILVDVDYVSKWVEAIASATNDSSVVVMMFKTIIFPRFGVPRVVISDGGKHFINQNLANRFRKNGVLHKKDWSTKLDDALWAYRTAFKTPLGTTPFHNVYGKACHLPVELEYKAAWTVKEWNYDIKSAAERRLIQLNELDEIRHNAYENARIYKERTKAYHDKKIIPKSFAPNDQVLLFNCRLKLFPGKLRSRWSRPFKIKEGKPYGAVVLLNDRGEPFTVNGQRLKPYLAEIGKEESASISLIDAPQA; from the exons ATGCCCCAAAATTTCATACTTGAAGTGGAAGTCTTCGACATATGGGGGATTGATTTCATGGGCCCTTTCCCCACCTCTAACGGCTACGAATACATTCTTGTTGatgttgattatgtttctaaatGGGTGGAAGCTATAGCAAGTGCTACGAATGACTCAAGTGTGGTGGTCATGATGTTCAAGACCATTATATTTCCAAGATTCGGAGTACCAAGAGTGGTGATAAGTGACGGAGGTAAGCATTTCATAAATCAAAACCTTGCTAACCGTTTCAGGAAGAATGGAGTTCTCCACAA GAAGGATTGGTCCACCAAATTGGATGACGCTCTATGGGCATACAGAACTGCGTTCAAGACCCCATTAGGTACTACACCTTTTCATAATGTCTATGGAAAAGCTTGCCACCTACCCGTTGAACTGGAGTACAAGGCAGCATGGACAGTGAAGGAGTGGAACTATGACATAAAAAGCGCAGCCGAGAGACGTTTGATTCAATTAAACGAGTTAGACGAAATCCGCCACAACGCCTATGAGAATGCAAGGATTTACAAGGAGAGGACTAAAGCATACCACGACAAGAAGATCATACCCAAATCATTCGCCCCAAATGATCAGGTTTTACTTTTCAATTGTCGACTTAAACTTTTTCCAGGAAAGCTACGTTCTCGGTGGTCCAGACCATTTAAAATAAAGGAAGGTAAACCATACGGAGCCGTCGTCCTTCTCAACGATAGAGGTGAACCGTTTACCGTAAATGGACAGCGACTAAAGCCTTATCTAGCAGAAATTGGCAAGGAAGAGAGTGCATCAATCAGTCTAATCGATGCTCCACAGGCCTGA
- the LOC104779174 gene encoding uncharacterized protein LOC104779174, translating into MRDQGPDLRDWMLGMEANVQAFTEDINLKMSDMYKDLNDKMPSLTIKVGNLEKQNRENVFILEKFKEPILETNEQVLDLGNLKAITLRSGTAYKEPEYPEGYLEKDRTPGVIPIEEEEGAIGKKEREELIHKELTKDTLPQVPPPTRIYQTKVPYPTKVSKKEKERAKLKELVGQLSVRLPFVEACAMIPPLRKYMKIILKNNISLEDGVMVITQECSAILQNGIPQKRGEPGSFVLSCKITDEVFKRSLCDLGSSINMMPRSVPKCLGYHFFKPTKISLVLADRSIRRPVGILVGVLIVIGDCQIPTDFVILELEKEPKDPLILGRPFLSTVGAIIDVPNGKIDLNLGGYVMKFDMNESLKLSISENLDNPIFTMND; encoded by the coding sequence ATGAGAGATCAAGGCCCTGACTTGAGAGATTGGATGCTAGGTATGGAGGCCAATGTACAAGCCTTTACTGAAGACATTAATTTGAAGATGAGCGATATGTATAAGGATCTGAACGACAAGATGCCTTCCCTTACAATCAAGGTTGGTAACCTCGAGAAGCAGAATAGGGAAAACGTTTTTATTCTTGAGAAATTCAAGGAGCCCATTTTGGAGACCAATGAGCAAGTGCTTGACCTTGGAAACTTAAAAGCTATAACGTTGAGGAGCGGAACAGCCTACAAAGAACCAGAATATCCAGAAGGGTACTTAGAGAAAGATCGAACACCAGGAGTTATTcccatcgaagaagaagaaggagccatagggaaaaaggaaagagaagagcTTATCCACAAGGAGCTCACCAAGGACACTCTACCTCAAGTTCCACCTCCGACGCGCATTTATCAAACCAAGGTACCATATCCAACTAAAGtttctaagaaagaaaaagagagagccAAACTCAAGGAGCTTGTCGGGCAATTATCGGTAAGGCTACCTTTTGTTGAAGCTTGTGCAATGATTCCCCCTCTAAGGAAGTACATGAagattattttgaaaaataacatCAGTCTAGAGGATGGTGTCATGGTGATTACACAAGAGTGCAGTGCAATTCTACAAAATGGCATTCCTCAAAAGCGAGGAGAGCCAGGCAGTTTTGTTTTATCATGCAAGATTACAGATGAAGTTTTCAAACGCTCTCTCTGCGATTTGGGATCAAGTATCAATATGATGCCACGGTCAGTTCCTAAATGCCTGGGATACCATTTTTTCAAGCCTACGAAGATCTCATTGGTCCTAGCGGATAGATCGATTCGACGCCCTGTCGGAATTCTAGTTGGTGTACTGATTGTTATTGGAGATTGTCAAATCCCAACAGACTTTGTGATTTTAGAGCTTGAGAAGGAGCCTAAAGATCCTTTGATACTTGGCCGTCCTTTCCTTTCCACAGTCGGAGCTATCATTGATGTTCCCAATGGAAAGATCGACTTAAACCTGGGAGGCTATGTTATGAAGTTTGACATGAATGAATCATTGAAGCTATCGATTTCGGAGAACTTAGATAACCCGATCTTCACCATGAACGATTAG